In the genome of Achromobacter sp. MFA1 R4, the window TGCATTGGCGGCAGCAGGGATACCGGATGCCGGTGTCGGTCAACCTGCCGACGCAGCTCCTGGACGACCCGGACCTCCCCGACGAGCTGGAGCAGATCGTCGTGTCCAAGGGGGTGGCGACGCAAGAAATCTCGTTCGAACTGCTCGAAGACGAGACAACCACCATACAAGGCCAATACTATATGGGGGCCAGCAGGCTGCGTCTGAAGGGCTTCGGGCTGGCGCAAGACGACTTTGGCAGAGGATACAGCTCCATGTACAGCCTGATTTCCACGCCATTCACCGAGTTGAAGATCGATCGCGCTTTCGTCAGTGGCGCGGCCAACGATGAAGGACGCGCCGCGGCGCTCGTCTCATCCGTGCAGCTTGGCCGCCAGCTCGGGCTTCAGGTCACCGCCGAAGGCGTCGAAACCAGCAAGGACCTCGAATTCCTGCGGCGCATCGGCTGCGACTGCGCGCAAGGCTTCCTCATTTCGGCCGCCGTGGACATCGACGGATTCAGCCAGCTGCTTGCCATGGAGAGGCAGGCCATGGACCCGTTGCAGCAGTAAGAAGCCACCCATGCGCAAGCAGGACACGCCTTTTGCCAGGATTACGCGAACCTCGCGCTGGCTGAACTTTGCCCTGTTCGGCATCCTGCCTTTTGCGCTGGTGCTGGTCGGGGCGCTCTATTGGGGATTGAACCGCATCGTCGAGCAGGAAAGTGACCGCCTGAAGCTCGACTTTTCCATCCTGGTCGGCTACATCCATGCCCAAGAGCAGTTCCTGGGCAGACTGCGCGCGCAGCACGCTTCCCTGCCCGTCGAAAGCCTGGCCAGCACCATCGACCTGCATGCGTCCGACGTGCCGGAGCGCTTTGGAATGCAGGTCTTCGAGGGACAAAACACGTACGCGGAGATGCCATTTTCGCTGGCGTGCGAGGACGCCTCGGACTGCCCCACCGCAGGGCGTCGACTTGCGAACCTGGGGGGCTTCCTGGCCGATTTCTATTCCAGCTTCTGGGCTGCGTCGTACTTTCCCGCGTCCACGATCTTCCTGGTCAACCAGGCCGACAGCATCAGTCTGAGCGTGCCCGCCGTGGGCGCCGCATCGGGGTATGAACGCCTCAGCCCCACCACCTTCCTGGCGGTGACGGACGCCGTGCGGGCCGAGCTGCGCCGCCTGCAGACGGTCCAGCAGCGTCTCATCGATCACGACGTGCCCGGCCACGCGGAGTCCCCCGGGGCCAACCGCGTCCATTGGTTCAGGACCGATGCGCTTCCCGGCAACATGCTGGGCCTGATCTACGCGGACATGCCGCAAGCGGTCTGGACCAGCGGCCAGGGCAAGCCGTCTGCCGTCTACGCGGTGACCCAGTTCAACCACCAGCGGATCAACGTCTTCGAGAAGACCTTGCGCAAGCCGCTGCACGGCGGATTCTGGCTGACCCATCGCGAGGAAGGCCTGCTGCTCGGCGACCGGCAGGGGCCCGCGCCAGCCGAGGATGGGCTGCGCTACACGGCCGACGGCATCGTGTTGCGCATCACGGATCCAAGCGGGGTGTGGGCCGGGACATACCGGGTCAGCTATGGCGCATTCTTCCAGGACAATCTCTGGCTTCCCGTCATCGCCGGCCTGTTGCTCCTGCTCAGCCTCGGAACCGGCATCGTGTCGTCGCGCTGGTACAGCCGGCGGGTGATCGCGCCCGCGCTGGACGCGCAGCGCGACATCATCGAAAAAGAAGAATTCAGCCGCACGCTGATCGAAACCGCACCGGTGGCGCTGTGCGTGCTGGCGCGGCCGGTGGGCGCAGTCGTATTCGGCAACAGCCTGGCGCTGCAATGGTTGGGGGCCGAAGCCGGCCGTGAACTGGACAATTCACCCGAAACCAACCTGTTCCTGCGCCACGTCCTTGGCGCCACCGGTCCCGGCACCATTCCCAGCTTCCAGGCGACCGACGGGCGTCCGCTCTATGTCGCCTACGCCCCCACGCGCTACAACCACCAGGACGTCGTGCTTTGCGCGTTTTCCGACATCAGCGCCCGCGCCGTCATCGAACAGACCCTGGCGCAGGCCAAGCGCGAAGCCGACAAGGCAAGCGAAGCCAAATCGACCTTCCTGGCCACGATGAGCCACGAAATCCGCACGCCGCTCTATGGCGTGCTGGGCACGCTGGAACTGATGAGCCTGACCTCCCTGGACGCCGAACAGCGGCAACACCTGGAACGCATGCAAAGCTCGTCGGCCATCCTGTTGCAGCTCATCAGCGACATCCTGGACATCACCAAGATCGAGACCGGGCAGCTCGTCCTGGAATCCTCGGAGTTCAATCCGCGAGAACTCGTGCAAGGCTGCACCAACGCCTACGCCGCGATGGCCAGCCAGAAGGGCCTGCTGCTCTTTTCCTGCGTAGACCTTGCCGTGCCCGAATGGATGACGGGCGATGCGGTGCGTATCCGCCAGATCCTGAGCAACCTGCTCAGCAACGCCATCAAGTTCAGCGATTCCGGGCATGTGATCGCCCGCCTGACGGTGGCCAAGGTCGAGCCCGACACGACGCACCTGATGCTGCAGGTGGTCGACACAGGGATCGGCATCGCCAAGGAGGAACAGTCTCAGCTCTTCGTTCCCTTCTATCAGATCAACAGCGGTTCCCACACGGTGCGAGGCACCGGCATCGGCCTTTCTATCTGCGCGCGCCTGGCCGGCCTGATGGGCACCGAAATCCGCGTGACCAGCGCGTTGGGACTGGGCAGCAGCTTTTCGCTGGAGCTTCCCCTGCAGGTCGCTTCCGGCCCGCCCGCCAGCCCGCCCGACCTGAGCAATATCAACGTGTATGTCCGCAGCCCACATCACGAACTGTCCGACAACATCTGCCAATGGCTAAAGCGCTGGGGCGCGCAGGCGCTTCCCGCGCCCCAGCTCCTGCCGGCCGGCGGCCCGGACGACGTCTTGGTGGACGTCCTGTACCCGGGTAACTTCGATGCAATGGAGTGGACGGGACATCATGTGCTGGCCAGCGCCACCGCCAAGCCCCCATCCGCACGGACCATCAAGGTCATCAACAGCGTGGAGCACATTGCCGCAGGCATACTGGCCGCCGTGCGCGGGGAACGCGCATTGATGCCTGCGACCGACATCGGCGCCTTTGCTCCGCTTGGCCTGTCGATACTTGCTGCCGAAGACAACCCCATCAACCAGGCCACGCTGCAGCATCAGCTCGAACAGCTCGGATGCGAGGTCACCCTGGCGTCCGATGGCGCCGAGGCACTGATGTTGTGGGGGCTTGCGCACTACGACGTCGTCCTGACTGACGTCAACATGCCGCGCATGAACGGCTACGAACTCGCCAGGGAACTGCGTCTGCGCGGCGCCACCATTCCCATCATTGGCGTCACGGCCAACGCCATGCGCGAAGAGGAGCAGCGTTGCCTGGCCGCGGGAATGACGGCTTGGCTCGTCAAGCCCATCGGCCTGGCCACCCTGCGCTGGCACCTGCAGGGCGATGGCGCGACCTCCCCCAGCCAGGCGGACCCGGACACCCAGCCTCGTCCGTCCTGGGACCCCGACCCCGCGCCGATCGTGCCCGAAAAATACCGGGCGTTGTTTGTCAGCACGATGGAAGCGGACGTTTCCGAAATGGAACGCGCCCTGGACATCAACGACCAGCGGCTGCTTGGACGGACGCTGCACCGAATGCGTGGCGCGCTTAGCGTGATGCAGATGACGGCGCTGACCGAGCGATTGGAAGCCTTGGAGGCCATGCTGCGCAATGGGGGATTGGATTCCGCCGCGCAAGCCGAAGGCCGGGTCGTGGCCAAGCTACTGCGCGATACGCTGGCTGACATTTGAAGCCCAGGTCGCAACGACTTTACATCCGCGATCACCGTGGCCAGTCACCGTTGGCGGTCACGGACAAGCGAGCAGTCGCCGACGCCGTATTGTGTGCCTCATGTAACTCTAATTATCGAAAACTTTCTATATTTTTTGGAATGCCCGACAGTTAGATTGAACGGTTCCCCCTTTCCTGGCGAGCCGGCTTGCGTCTGGTGTGCCCGGAGGCCCAACCGTCACTTCTAGCCTTTTCAGTAGAATTTGGACATAAAATGGACAACGACGGAAGTACTGAGAATCCTGGCGCCCCCGGCCTGGTAGGGCCAGCCACGAACCTACTTCCCAAGACGGGCGCGCTCGTCGAGCAGGACGGACAACCAGGCTCGATCGACTGCCATTCGGACGGCGAATCCATGAGTAAGCTTCCGGCCGGCCAAAACGTGCGGATCATCCTCGCCGATGACCATCCCGTCATCTCCCTCGCGCTTGCTGACTCCCTGAACGAAATCCCCGGATTCACCGTGATCGCCACGGCGCGGTCCGGGCTTGAACTGATCACGGCGGTGCAAGAGGATCCGTGCCATCTCATCGTCACCGACTTTTCCATGAGTTCAAAGTCCGCCGACGAGGACGGCTTGCGCCTGATTCAGCGATTACAGCGCCTGTTTCCGGATATTCCCATCGTGGTGTTCACGATGCTGTCGAACAGCGGCATTCTGAGCCAACTGCGCCAGATCGGCGTGGCTGGCATCGTCAGCAAGGAAGAGCCCATTGAAGCGCTGGTCGCCATATGCGTGCGGGCGTTGACGGAAAAAGGGCCTATCCTGTCCGATAGCATCAGCGCGCGCCTCAGCCACAACGATGTGACGATGGGGCGTGCCAGCCGCACGAAGGGGTTGTCCCCGAAAGAGCTGGAAGTGGTGCGGATGTTTTCGCAGGGGCTTTCGGTGACTGAAATCGCGCGCCGCCTCAACCGATCGGTCGCTACCATCGGCACGCAAAAACAATCCGCCATGCGCAAGCTGAACATCGAAACCAACGCCGAACTGCTCAGGTACGCCGATGAGCAGGGCTTTTCCTGAGCCTGCTCCCTGCGGCAGTCAACGATTGCCCTGCGAAGACTCAGCCACCGAACATGAGGAATGAAAAATGAAGCCTCATTGCCGGCAGCGGGGAAACCCCGAAAAATCATAGGATTACGAATAAATGGACGCGCGTCTCACGCGTCCGCGATGCCCTTCGGGATCAGGGTGCCGGGCTGCTGCTGGCAGGCGGCTTGTCCGTGGAAGCGGGGGCGGCCTCCTGGCTGGCCAGGAGGCGGCGTGCCAGGTCCCCGAATTGGGCGTCCCGGGCTTTCAACTGGGACAGCAGTTCATCGGACTGCGCGGTCGACGCGGCGAGTCTGCGCATCAGATCCGCTTCGCGTGATTGGACGGCCTGAAGCGTCTGAGCGGCGACGGCGGATTCGATGTCGCGCTGGCGCGCGTCCGCGAGCGCCTGTGCCCGGACTAGCTGCGCGTCCTGTTCGGCCGCGCGCTGCTGCTGTTGGGCTTCTGCCAGGGCCTCGCGCGACTGGTCGGCCTGCTGCTGACTGGCCGCCTGCAGGGCTTCCAGACGCGACTGCAGGCGCTTGACGGCACTGCGTTCGGTATCCAGCTCGTTCAACCAGCGGCGTTCGTGGGCGGCGTGGCGCGCATCCAGCGCGGCCAAGGCCTGCGTATGACGGTCGCGCGCCAGATCGGCGTCGGCCAGCAGTGCCTTGTTGGCGCTGCGTGCATCCGCCAGGCTTTCCTGGGCGACGGCCAGCGCCTTGTCGCGCTGGCGCAGTTGCGCTTCGGCGGCTTGCAGGCGTTCTTCGGTGGCGGCCAATTGCGCGGTGGCGACCTTCAACCCTTCTTGCAGGTCGCGTTCCCGGTTGATCAGTTGGGCCTCGCGCTGCTGTAGCTGTTCGTCCAGGGCCTGGTGGCGTTCCGCTTCCCTTTCGAGGGCGTCCCGGCGTTCCTGGTAGGCCTGGGCCTGTTCGGCACGCGCCGCCGCCAACGCGGCGTCCCAGAAATGCGCGGCCGCCTGGGCGATGGGATCGGGCACCTCGGGTGGCGCGGCGAAGGCGCGAGGGTCCTTGATGCGGGCGCCCAGCGCACGGAACCAGGTTTCCAGGTGGGGGCTGACGGTATTGGGCGATCCGCGGCCGATTTTCTGGCGTACCCGCTCGATGGTCGGCCGGGCGCCTTCCAGCAGGAGCGCGTCGGCGGCAGTCCAGACGTCTGATTCGGTGATACCCGTGGCCATGATTGATTTCCTGTCGCCGCATGAAGAATTACCCACGATAATGGAACCTTATCGTGTATAAAAAGCCTTTTATGTAAGATATCATACAGCATATGTAGTAAATATATAATTTCATCGCATTTCGGCCTTAGGGCAGCGGATCGCACCCCATGTACCCCGCTACGGCCGACCGCAGCTACATCGCGGCCACGCCCGCGGTTCCTTTTCCCCTTGATGCCAGAACTCCCCTTGCCAAACCCCCGACCTTTACCGGCCGCCCTCCCCGCCCCGGCCTCGCTCCGCCCCCTGGACCCCCAGGCGCTCGATGCACGGGCCGATGCCGCGGTGCGCGGACTCATGCGGGAAGGCAGTTCCGCCAACACGGCTGCAAGCTATCGGGCGGCGATGCGCTACTGGACGGCCTGGTTCGAACTGCGCTATGGCCGTGCGTTCGCCCTGCCCTTGCCCGAGACCGTCGTCATTCAGTTCGTCGTGGATCACGCGCAGCGCTCGACCGAGGACGGACTGGCGTGGGAATTGCCGCTGGCCCTGGATCAGGAGCTGGTGCGGCTGAAAGCCAAGGGCAGGCTGGGAGCGCCCAGCCTGAACACGCTGCTGCAGCGGTTGTCGGTGCTATCAAAGGCGCATGAACTGCTGGGGCACCCAAATCCTTGCCGCGCGGCCGCGGTCCGAGAACTGCTGTCGAAGACGCGGCGCGCGTATGCCCGGCGCGGCATTGCGCCCGCCAAGAAAGAGGCGCTGACGCGCGAGCCGCTGCAGGCCATGCTCGACACCTGCGACGATTCCTTGCGCGGCAAGCGCGATCGCGCACTGTTGCTCTTTGCCTGGGCCAGCGGCGGCCGACGGCGATCCGAGGTGGTGCGCGCCACCATGGAAAACACGCAGCGCACGGCTGACGGCTACCTCTATACGATGGCGCACTCCAAGACCAACCAGACCGGCGCCAGCCGGGCCCATGACCAGAAACCCATTCTGGGCAAGGCCGCGCAGGCGCTGGACGAGTGGCTGGCGGCCAGCGCGATCCGCCAGGGACCGATCTTCCGGCGGGTGCGACGCGGCGATGTGATCGGCGAGCCCCTGGCCGCCGCCGCCGTGCGCGAAATCGTGCTGGCGCGCAGCCGGCTGGCGGGGTTGGAGGGCGATTTTTCGGCACACAGCCTGCGCTCCGGCTTTGTCACGGAGGCCGGGCGGCGCAACGTGCCGTTGGGCGACACGATGGCGATGACCGGCCACGCCAGCGTGGCGACGGTGATGGGGTATTTCCGGGCGGGAGCGGCCGCGCTGTCGCCCGCTGCCCGCCTGCTGGACGAACCACAGGCGCCGGACCTACAGGATGACCGGGACCTGCCGTAATGGTGGCGGTGACATTAAAATCACTGCGCCCCGGACTTGCGGCCCGTCTGACGTCGTCGGATCGTGTTGCCACGGCGGGGCGCCGGCTCGTCCCCTGCCCGTTCCGATCCCATGCAAATCAATCTCCGCGGGCTAGTGCTTGCGCTTACCGTCTTCAGCGCCATCGCCGCCACGGCCAATGCCCTGTATGCCAGCTACCTCGTGCAGCGCGAGCAGTTGATCGAGAACACGCTTGAATCAAACCGCGTGTATGCGGTGAAGCTGGCGGAAAGCGCGGGCAGCTTCCTGAGATCGGCACAGCAGCAGTTGGGATACAGCGCACGGCACATGCCGGAACTGATCGGGTCGCCGGATCGGCTTGCCGCCGAGGTCATGCGCGTGCAGCAGCAGACGGACAGTTTCAATTCGGTCGGTGTCGTCAGCGCGGATGGCACGATTCTGGCGACGACGCAGACGTTCCGCAGCTTCCTGGGCACCCAGGTTGACACGCCGGGCAGCCGCGAGGCGCTGCGCGCCCGGCAGCCCCTGATCAGCAAGCCCTATGTGTCCATCGCCGGCAACCTGCTGATCAATGTCTCCCACCCCATCTACTCGGGCGATGGCGCGTACCTGGGCTATGTCGCGGGCTCGCTCTACCTGCGCAACGAAAGCGCCCTGCACGAGCTGCTGGGCAAGCATCACTACCATGACGGCTCTTATCTGTATGTGGTGGACGGCGATGGGCGGCTCATCTATCACACCGACAGCGAGCGCGTGGGAGAAACGGTGCTGTCCAATCCGGTCGTCGCCGCCGTGGTCAAGGGCGAGGCTGGCGCGATGCGCGTGGTCAACACCAAGGGCGTGGACATGCTGGCGGGCTATGCCCCGGTGCCGACGAGCGGCTGGGGCGTGGTGGCGCAACGCCCCGCGAAGGTCACGCTGGAGCCGATCCATGATCTGATCTGGGCGCTGCTGGGTTACGCCGCGCCGTTGGCGGTGGCGTTCCTGCTGGCGATCTGGTGGTGCGCCCGCATGATCTCGCTACCCCTGTCGCAACTGGCCACGACGGTGGAACACCAGGACGTGGACGTTGCGATGCAGCGGGTGCAATCGGTGCGCGCCTGGTATTTCGAGGCAGAACGGCTCAAGCGCGCGGTGATCGCCAGTTTCACCAGTCTGCAGGACAAGATCGGCAAGCTGAACCTCGCCAGCATTACGGATCCGCTGACGGGGCTGCGCAATCGCCGCGGCACGCAGGACGCCGTGGAGCTGATGCAGGCCCGGGCCACGCCTTTTTCGGTCGTGGCGCTGGACATCGACCATTTCAAGCAGATCAACGACACCTATGGCCACAATGCCGGCGACGAGGTGATCCGCGACATGGCGCAGATCATGCGCGAATGCTCGCGCCCCTCGGACGTGCTTTGCCGCAGCGGGGGCGAGGAGTTCCTGATCCTGCTGCCGGGCGTCGGCCCCCGCGAAGCGGCCAATGTCGCCGACAGGCTGCGGGTGCATATCGCCTCGCGGGAATTGCACGGGGCCAGCCGCGTCACGATCTCGGCCGGCGTGGCCCACTGGACGTCGAGCGGGCCCGACGTGGACGAAACGTTCCGGGCCGCCGATGCGGCGCTGTATGCGGCCAAGCAGCAGGGGCGCAATCGCGTGGTGATGCACGGTGCATGAGCGGGGGCCGGCGCAGGCGCGCGAGCCACATCAGCAACGCGGCATCGGTGCAAATTTGCGCAGGAAATTGCAATTAAACGAGTTTCAGCGACATAGTATTGCTGGAATAGATTGAAATGCGGCACGACTTGCTCAAACAGCGTTCGTCGCACCGGCATTTACAGTATCCTGCGCGGCTTCGACTTCGCATGGATCTGCTTGCCGAGTATGTTGCGCCCCGCCGTCGCGCCCAAATCCCTGGAACGTCATTTCGTCGCGCTGGCCGCAGGCGTGCTGTTGTTGGTGGGGGTGCTGGCCGGCATCCTCCTGTTCCAGAGCTGGCGCTCTTACAGCGCGGCGTCGGAGGCGCGGCAGGCATTCGGATCGGTGCGCGCCACCATCCGGGTCATGGAGTTTACGTCGGCCGAACGCGGACCGATGAACGCCGCCCTGGGCTCGGCCCTGCCCGTGCCGGATTCGGTGCTCGCAAACCTGGGCGCGGCGCGCGCTGGCACCGACAGGCTGGTCGACGCGCTGCTGGCGCAGCATTGCGCGCCAGAAGATGCGGGCAAGCGCGCGGAGATCGAGCGGATACGCCGGGCGCTGGACGACGCACGGCGGGAGATCGATACACGCATCGCCACGCCGCGCGACGCGTTGTCGAGTCAGATGCTGTGGGAGTCGGTCAGCGCCATGGTGCGCATCGTTCCGATGTGGCAGGCGAGTCTGGCCGCCAATGCCGGGCTGGTCATGCGCAGCGAAGCCAATGCGCCTAGCCTGCTGTCGCTGGCGCTCCTGGCAAGCGAGCTGCGCGAACAGGCGGGCCTGCTGGGGTCCACCTTCACGCCCGCCTTGGGCAGGCATCGGAAACTGACCGCCGAGGAACAGTTCCGCATCGAGCGCGTGCTGGGCCGGATCGACGAGTTGCGGGCACTGATCGATGGCCGCATGGCCAGCTACCGGGATGCGCGAGCGTCCGAGGCACAGGCGCGGATGGAACGGCGTTATTTCGGGGAGGGACTGGCGTACCTGGCGTGGGTGCGCGAGGAGGCGTCGCGCCAATCGCAGGCGTCCGTCACGACGCAGGCGCTCGCCGCGACGTATGTGCCGCTGATGGGGGCGATCACCGACTTCCGCGATGTGCTGCTGGACGAGATGGAACGCCACATCGACGCGCATCGTGCGGGCGCGGCGCGGCTGTTGGCGGTGACCCTGGCGGCGACCGCCCTGCTGGCGGCCGCCCTGGCGGTGGCGCTGGTGCAGTTCAGGACGCGGGTGATCCAGCCCTTCGCATTGGCCACGCGCATCATCAGCGCGATTGCGAACGGCCTCGCGCCGGCCCGGATCCCCTCTGGCGGGCACCATGGCGAAGTGCAAGAGGTATTCAATGCCTTGCGGGTGCTCAAGCGGAACGCCGCCACGCAAATGCGCCTGCAGGCTGAACGGGACCGGCTGATCGAGGACCTGGCCCACATGGCGGAAACAGACTACCTGACGGGACTGCTGAACCGGCGCGCCTTCGAGACGCGCTTTCAGGCGATACGCGCCCTGTGGGACGAAAGCCGGCCGATGCTGGCTTTGGTCCTGTTCGACATCGACCACTTCAAATCCATCAATGACACCCATGGCCACGCAAGCGGCGATCTGGCGCTCAAGGCCGTCGCCGACCTATGCCGCACGACCTGGCGGCAGCAGGACGTCGTGGCGCGTGTGGGCGGAGAGGAATTTGCGGTGCTGTGCCGCACGCGCAGCGCGCAGCAAGCGGTGGAGATGGCTGAGCGCCTGCGCGCCCGCATCTGCGCTTGCGCCGTCACGTCGGAGAACGGCGTTACGTTCAACCTGACGGCCAGCTTTGGCGTGGCCTGCGTATCGTGGAGCCAGGCGGAATCCGCCAGCGGCCTGTTCCGGGCCGCGGACGAACTCCTGTATCTGGCGAAGTTGAATGGGCGCAATCAGGTCCAGCAGCGCACCCTGGGTTGAGCGAGGCTTATGCCTTGTCGTGCGAGGCTTGCGCCTTTTTGGATGTGTCGGCGTCGCGGGACGTGGTGTCGCGGCGGTCAGACTGCTTGTTGGCGTCGGGCGCCTTCCAATTCAGCGGGGGGATCTCGAAGCTTCCCTTCTTGGCAGTCAATTGATGAGACATAAGCATGCTCCTGGACAGGCGCATGGCTTCCCCCGCCGAGCATTGCGCACAGATTCAGGCGGGCCATGAATGCCGCGGACGCGGGGGAGCATTCAGGTACGTGGCGGCGCCGGGAAAGATTGCCATCGGCTGGTTTGCAAAAAGCTTGTTCTTATAATTTTGCCGATAGATAAAAGATTTTAGCACAATTATGGTGAAAATAGCCAGCTTTAATCGTGGCGCACGTGGAACCCGGGATTGACCGGCGAGATTGACGGCAGAACGAGCCGCTGCCCCCGAGGGTCAGCAATGGAAAGCCGCGCGGCGGTTCAGAGGTCGGCCTGGGGGGCCGGCGCGGCACCGTGGGCGTCGATGTGGCCCAGTGAGCGGCCCGGGTCGAGCCGGTCGCGCACACGCTGTTTCAGGACCTTGGCGTCGGGAAAGCCGCCGTCGCGCTTGCGGTCCCAGATGAGATCGCCGTTGTAGGTGATCTGGAAAATGCCGCCGGTGCCGGGCTGCAGCGCGACTTCGCCCAGGTCGGTCGAAAACGTGGAGAGCAGTTCCTGCGCCATCCAGGCGGCGCGCAGCAGCCACTGGCACTGCGTGCAATACAGGATGACGATGCGAGGGCGCAAGGCGGGCGGGCTCAGGGGACAGGCATTCTACGCCAGCCCGCGCGCGGGCGATCATGGATAATGTCGGGTTTTCCCGGGTCTGCAATGGCCCAGAGCCTGCAATGAAGTCTGCCTTGACGCCCCGAGGCCAGCGCTGGCTGATCGGTCTGCTGATGGGACTGGTCACGCTCACGCCGATGGCCATCGACATCTACCTGCCCTCCCTGCCCGCCATGGCGCACGCTTTTGGCGAGCCCATCGGCGCACTGCAGGCCAGCATCACGCTGTTCATCTTTGCGGTGGG includes:
- a CDS encoding site-specific integrase encodes the protein MPELPLPNPRPLPAALPAPASLRPLDPQALDARADAAVRGLMREGSSANTAASYRAAMRYWTAWFELRYGRAFALPLPETVVIQFVVDHAQRSTEDGLAWELPLALDQELVRLKAKGRLGAPSLNTLLQRLSVLSKAHELLGHPNPCRAAAVRELLSKTRRAYARRGIAPAKKEALTREPLQAMLDTCDDSLRGKRDRALLLFAWASGGRRRSEVVRATMENTQRTADGYLYTMAHSKTNQTGASRAHDQKPILGKAAQALDEWLAASAIRQGPIFRRVRRGDVIGEPLAAAAVREIVLARSRLAGLEGDFSAHSLRSGFVTEAGRRNVPLGDTMAMTGHASVATVMGYFRAGAAALSPAARLLDEPQAPDLQDDRDLP
- a CDS encoding diguanylate cyclase; this translates as MLRPAVAPKSLERHFVALAAGVLLLVGVLAGILLFQSWRSYSAASEARQAFGSVRATIRVMEFTSAERGPMNAALGSALPVPDSVLANLGAARAGTDRLVDALLAQHCAPEDAGKRAEIERIRRALDDARREIDTRIATPRDALSSQMLWESVSAMVRIVPMWQASLAANAGLVMRSEANAPSLLSLALLASELREQAGLLGSTFTPALGRHRKLTAEEQFRIERVLGRIDELRALIDGRMASYRDARASEAQARMERRYFGEGLAYLAWVREEASRQSQASVTTQALAATYVPLMGAITDFRDVLLDEMERHIDAHRAGAARLLAVTLAATALLAAALAVALVQFRTRVIQPFALATRIISAIANGLAPARIPSGGHHGEVQEVFNALRVLKRNAATQMRLQAERDRLIEDLAHMAETDYLTGLLNRRAFETRFQAIRALWDESRPMLALVLFDIDHFKSINDTHGHASGDLALKAVADLCRTTWRQQDVVARVGGEEFAVLCRTRSAQQAVEMAERLRARICACAVTSENGVTFNLTASFGVACVSWSQAESASGLFRAADELLYLAKLNGRNQVQQRTLG
- a CDS encoding SelT/SelW/SelH family protein translates to MSPPALRPRIVILYCTQCQWLLRAAWMAQELLSTFSTDLGEVALQPGTGGIFQITYNGDLIWDRKRDGGFPDAKVLKQRVRDRLDPGRSLGHIDAHGAAPAPQADL
- a CDS encoding DNA-binding protein, whose amino-acid sequence is MATGITESDVWTAADALLLEGARPTIERVRQKIGRGSPNTVSPHLETWFRALGARIKDPRAFAAPPEVPDPIAQAAAHFWDAALAAARAEQAQAYQERRDALEREAERHQALDEQLQQREAQLINRERDLQEGLKVATAQLAATEERLQAAEAQLRQRDKALAVAQESLADARSANKALLADADLARDRHTQALAALDARHAAHERRWLNELDTERSAVKRLQSRLEALQAASQQQADQSREALAEAQQQQRAAEQDAQLVRAQALADARQRDIESAVAAQTLQAVQSREADLMRRLAASTAQSDELLSQLKARDAQFGDLARRLLASQEAAPASTDKPPASSSPAP
- a CDS encoding hybrid sensor histidine kinase/response regulator; translation: MRKQDTPFARITRTSRWLNFALFGILPFALVLVGALYWGLNRIVEQESDRLKLDFSILVGYIHAQEQFLGRLRAQHASLPVESLASTIDLHASDVPERFGMQVFEGQNTYAEMPFSLACEDASDCPTAGRRLANLGGFLADFYSSFWAASYFPASTIFLVNQADSISLSVPAVGAASGYERLSPTTFLAVTDAVRAELRRLQTVQQRLIDHDVPGHAESPGANRVHWFRTDALPGNMLGLIYADMPQAVWTSGQGKPSAVYAVTQFNHQRINVFEKTLRKPLHGGFWLTHREEGLLLGDRQGPAPAEDGLRYTADGIVLRITDPSGVWAGTYRVSYGAFFQDNLWLPVIAGLLLLLSLGTGIVSSRWYSRRVIAPALDAQRDIIEKEEFSRTLIETAPVALCVLARPVGAVVFGNSLALQWLGAEAGRELDNSPETNLFLRHVLGATGPGTIPSFQATDGRPLYVAYAPTRYNHQDVVLCAFSDISARAVIEQTLAQAKREADKASEAKSTFLATMSHEIRTPLYGVLGTLELMSLTSLDAEQRQHLERMQSSSAILLQLISDILDITKIETGQLVLESSEFNPRELVQGCTNAYAAMASQKGLLLFSCVDLAVPEWMTGDAVRIRQILSNLLSNAIKFSDSGHVIARLTVAKVEPDTTHLMLQVVDTGIGIAKEEQSQLFVPFYQINSGSHTVRGTGIGLSICARLAGLMGTEIRVTSALGLGSSFSLELPLQVASGPPASPPDLSNINVYVRSPHHELSDNICQWLKRWGAQALPAPQLLPAGGPDDVLVDVLYPGNFDAMEWTGHHVLASATAKPPSARTIKVINSVEHIAAGILAAVRGERALMPATDIGAFAPLGLSILAAEDNPINQATLQHQLEQLGCEVTLASDGAEALMLWGLAHYDVVLTDVNMPRMNGYELARELRLRGATIPIIGVTANAMREEEQRCLAAGMTAWLVKPIGLATLRWHLQGDGATSPSQADPDTQPRPSWDPDPAPIVPEKYRALFVSTMEADVSEMERALDINDQRLLGRTLHRMRGALSVMQMTALTERLEALEAMLRNGGLDSAAQAEGRVVAKLLRDTLADI
- a CDS encoding response regulator transcription factor; the protein is MDNDGSTENPGAPGLVGPATNLLPKTGALVEQDGQPGSIDCHSDGESMSKLPAGQNVRIILADDHPVISLALADSLNEIPGFTVIATARSGLELITAVQEDPCHLIVTDFSMSSKSADEDGLRLIQRLQRLFPDIPIVVFTMLSNSGILSQLRQIGVAGIVSKEEPIEALVAICVRALTEKGPILSDSISARLSHNDVTMGRASRTKGLSPKELEVVRMFSQGLSVTEIARRLNRSVATIGTQKQSAMRKLNIETNAELLRYADEQGFS
- a CDS encoding sensor domain-containing diguanylate cyclase, with translation MQINLRGLVLALTVFSAIAATANALYASYLVQREQLIENTLESNRVYAVKLAESAGSFLRSAQQQLGYSARHMPELIGSPDRLAAEVMRVQQQTDSFNSVGVVSADGTILATTQTFRSFLGTQVDTPGSREALRARQPLISKPYVSIAGNLLINVSHPIYSGDGAYLGYVAGSLYLRNESALHELLGKHHYHDGSYLYVVDGDGRLIYHTDSERVGETVLSNPVVAAVVKGEAGAMRVVNTKGVDMLAGYAPVPTSGWGVVAQRPAKVTLEPIHDLIWALLGYAAPLAVAFLLAIWWCARMISLPLSQLATTVEHQDVDVAMQRVQSVRAWYFEAERLKRAVIASFTSLQDKIGKLNLASITDPLTGLRNRRGTQDAVELMQARATPFSVVALDIDHFKQINDTYGHNAGDEVIRDMAQIMRECSRPSDVLCRSGGEEFLILLPGVGPREAANVADRLRVHIASRELHGASRVTISAGVAHWTSSGPDVDETFRAADAALYAAKQQGRNRVVMHGA